TTCACTGTCTGGTCCACAAAGATATCTGGTGCAACAACTACATCCTGATCCACTTGGCTCTCTTCTTCATGGAAAACATTTCCCCCCACTTGAGAAGAGACAGTTGAAACTTCCATGGGTGAGGAACTATCCAGACAATAACTTCGTGATCCTTCCAAAGGATACATTCCCTCATCTAAAGGCACAGTATACTGAATGTAGTCCTGAGGCATTAATCCAATAACTACAGGCACATGTTCATCAATATGAAGATGCAAGTCCCCGTTTTGAGACTCGGTATTTTTTAACATGTTGTTTTGTTCCTGGAACGTGCTGTCTGACTGCAAGTCATGGAAGTCTTTTCGAACACCATTCAGTGCTGGGCTTGGATTAGAGGAATGGACCAAGGCCTTGACTTTCACTTCCATTTTGATGCAAGTCTCTTCTGAATTTGTAGGTCGAAGGGGCCATGGAGTTGGGCTGTAATGATGATTACGGAGGGAAGTGGATCTCAGAGGTCTCTGAGTTCGCACATCTTTGAAGGTTATTGGAGCAGATGAGGAAGAAAACGTGTCATCATCTGCAGAGCTTACAGATGGTGTGCTGcctttgcctttctgtttttgttttgctgaaagcCTCCTTTTTAACGTACCCATTAAACTTTCACTTTTTGATCtatttttgcctcctttttcATCTTCACTATTGACTTCACAGCTAGCCAAATCTTTACCGTAGCAGCTGCCAAACAAGGAGTCATCTTTTCCAAATTCACTTAACGATGGCTGCTGAACCACTACAAAGTCGCTTTCatctttacttttatttaagtTGAAGGACTTGCGAATTGTTTTGAGactaattttcttcattatgaCAAGTTACCAAGTCTGGCTGATCAGCAGTGCTTGTGGTGATACAGCGCTAACACATGCtgagcagcttctgcttcaTTTATGTGTTTTATACAGCCTCATTTAACTTGAAGAGCCATTTCctggaaacaaataaaaaaaaaaaaaaattaacttcacaaaataaatatttttttaattattcataagTGTTTCCCCCTCTCCAAAAAAAGATAGAAATTGCAGTACTTAAGGAACAGGcatcaaatgaaaataaatacagagaaCTGACTTGGAAAATTAATCAGCATagacagatagacagacagacagatagatagaaaCAGAGAACAgggaggtgatccaggacagccagcgTGGCTTTACTAGgggaaaatcctgcctgaccaacctagcGGTTTTCCAtaatggagtgactgcatcagtggacaaggacACGTCATccatctggacttctgcaaggcctttgacacagtcccccacaacatccttctctctatGTTTAACAGTTATCagtttgatgggtggactgttcagtggataaggaattgtgactggatggttgcatccagagggtagtggtcaatggctcaatgtccagattGAAAACAGTGAGAAGTGGTGTCCCACAGGGATCTGTACTGGTACCAGgattgtttaatatcttcattaattatgttgacagtggcattgagagcaccctcagcgagtctgctgatgacacaagTTGGGTGGTGGagttgatatgccagagggataggatgccatccagagggatctggacaagctggagaagtgggcctAGGGggacctcatgaggttcaacaaggccaagtacaggatcctgcacctgggctggggggaacCAGagatatcaatacaggctgggggaagacattctagagagcagccctgtagAAAAAGACTTGGGGATAccagtggatcaaaagctggacatgagccaccaatgtgcagttgcagcccaaaaggcaaacagcatcctgggctgcatcaaaagaagtgtggtcagtAGACCGACTCTGCCCCTCTACTGtgtcctggtgagacctcactcgcagcactgcatccagctctggagcccccaatacAAGAAGGctgtggacctgttggagcatgtccagaggagggcaacaaaaatgatgaggggactggagcacctctcttatgaagacaggcttgagggagttggggttgttcagcctggaaaagagaagattctggggaccttatagtgagtgaccttccaatacctgaaaggagcctatgAGAAGGCTGGGGTagacctgttcacaagagcatgtaatgataggacaaatGCTAGAAAAGgctagatttaggttggacattaggaaaaagttctttaatgtgcaggtggtggatcactggaatgggttgcctggagaggtggtggaggccccatccctggagacattcaagatcaagcttgatggggctctgagcaatctgttctagtgtgagatgtccctgctttaTTGtatgggggttggactagatgacctttataggtcccttccaactcaagacGTTCTATAATTCTACATACGtatgtattttcaaatgttaagatactacttttattttcattttcttatgaCAGATGCATGCAGAACCACaaaatttaatgttttaaaatactgttgtttAATATGAGCTCCGTATGTTTGGAATAATTGGGAAATATGGAagtactgaaaaacaaacatgaataGACTACATTTAGTGGGTTTTATATGTCTGAAATTTGGCATATCAGGATAGCTGACCAAGTACAGTACTTAAGAAAAAGCTACAGACACAGATAAACAGTTACATGTCAATTAAAAGTAGactcaaaatgtatttttgaccACCTGTTCTGAAACCATTTGGATTTTGCCATCTTACCAATTTACAGTACGCTTTTCACCATACGTAAATAAATTAACTtacaaaattaatgaaaaatgtaacttcAGAATTCTATGCTGCTCCTAAACTGACCAAGTGAGCGTGTTTGTTCATTTGACAAATTTAACTGTGCCTTTCTGTATGCTGTACCAGAAGCCTGGAAACCCTCACATTAGCCCCACTTGTGAAATCCACCATGTTCTCCAACTGCTTCTGACCGATATCCACAAGCTGATATTATTTCCACTTTACCAGTTAAGTCCCCTGATCCTTGTGGGAACTACCTCATAGTTTGCAACTCCTAACCTTAAAAAAGCAAGCATGGAACAAAGTAAAATCTGCCTTCTATCGTATGGATAGAATAAAAGAACATCACTGCATTGCTGACTGGGGAGAAAAGATGTATAGAGCCCTAAACTGTCTAATTCAcccattttttgtgtgtgtttaaaaagaaTTAGTTACCTAAATTGTGGCTGAAAGAACATTTGTTCGGTTTCTCCATAAGTAAAAAGCTAA
This Apus apus isolate bApuApu2 chromosome 2, bApuApu2.pri.cur, whole genome shotgun sequence DNA region includes the following protein-coding sequences:
- the SOCS6 gene encoding suppressor of cytokine signaling 6, which codes for MKKISLKTIRKSFNLNKSKDESDFVVVQQPSLSEFGKDDSLFGSCYGKDLASCEVNSEDEKGGKNRSKSESLMGTLKRRLSAKQKQKGKGSTPSVSSADDDTFSSSSAPITFKDVRTQRPLRSTSLRNHHYSPTPWPLRPTNSEETCIKMEVKVKALVHSSNPSPALNGVRKDFHDLQSDSTFQEQNNMLKNTESQNGDLHLHIDEHVPVVIGLMPQDYIQYTVPLDEGMYPLEGSRSYCLDSSSPMEVSTVSSQVGGNVFHEEESQVDQDVVVAPDIFVDQTVNGLLIGTTGVMLQSPRVNHSDVPPLSPLLPPMQNNQIQRNFNGLNGTDAHVAESMRCHLNFDPNTAPGVGRVYDSVQNSGPMVVTSLTEELKKLAKQGWYWGPITRWEAEGKLANVPDGSFLVRDSSDDRYLLSLSFRSHGKTLHTRIEHSNGRFSFYEQPDVEGHTSIVDLIEHSIRDSENGAFCYSRSRLPGSATYPVRLTNPVSRFMQVRSLQYLCRFVIRQYTRIDLIQKLPLPNKMKDYLQEKHY